A window from Thermodesulfobacteriota bacterium encodes these proteins:
- a CDS encoding class I SAM-dependent methyltransferase, with the protein MGILRRRLRARFLALPWNGKRAKRLVGEGYDAMAPAYAQWSLSCGGNRRRGRWAAALAGSLPRGSAVLDLGCGPGAEAALWAQRGLEVTGVDLSAENVRLARERVAGGRFLRGDMAELDFPAGSFDAVAAFYSLIHLPRREQPGMMARIHGWLRPGGLFLANLASRPFGGLYDPGWLGVPMYWSSLGSQGAQGALRGAGFSVLRADHAAETDFGRRHTFLWFVAQREPDGSADFPGARAEAARLLAALEQPGDEGAAP; encoded by the coding sequence GTGGGGATCCTGCGCCGCAGGCTCCGCGCCCGCTTCCTGGCGCTGCCCTGGAACGGGAAGAGGGCCAAGCGCCTGGTCGGCGAGGGCTACGACGCCATGGCTCCCGCGTACGCGCAGTGGTCGCTCTCCTGCGGCGGCAATCGACGGCGGGGCCGATGGGCCGCGGCCCTGGCCGGGAGCCTGCCCCGGGGGTCGGCAGTCCTAGACCTCGGGTGCGGGCCGGGGGCCGAGGCGGCCCTCTGGGCGCAGCGGGGCCTGGAGGTCACCGGCGTGGACCTCTCCGCCGAGAACGTCCGTCTGGCCCGGGAGCGAGTGGCCGGCGGCCGTTTCCTGCGGGGAGACATGGCCGAGCTCGACTTTCCGGCGGGATCGTTCGACGCGGTCGCCGCGTTCTACTCCCTCATCCATCTGCCCCGCCGGGAACAGCCGGGGATGATGGCCCGGATCCACGGCTGGCTGCGCCCCGGGGGGCTCTTCCTGGCCAATCTGGCGTCGCGGCCCTTCGGCGGGCTCTACGACCCGGGCTGGCTGGGCGTGCCCATGTACTGGAGCTCGCTGGGCAGCCAGGGGGCGCAGGGGGCGCTGCGAGGCGCAGGGTTCTCGGTGCTGCGGGCCGACCACGCGGCCGAGACCGATTTCGGAAGGCGGCACACGTTCCTGTGGTTCGTGGCGCAACGGGAGCCGGACGGGTCCGCCGATTTCCCCGGTGCTCGGGCCGAAGCCGCCCGGCTCCTGGCGGCCCTGGAGCAGCCGGGGGACGAAGGCGCGGCGCCGTGA
- a CDS encoding FAD-dependent oxidoreductase: MGGEPVAVLGAGPAGLAAAYELVQRGVAPLVLEKGAAVGGIARTEVHRGYGFDVGGHRFFTKNEGIERLWHQVLGEDFLRVPRLSRIYYNGRFFRYPLVISNTLANLGPLESLLILASYVRARIAPSPREESFEEWVANRFGRRLYETFFRTYTEKVWGIPCTRIRADWAAQRIKGLSLATAVAKALLGAGKAKSLIDAFDYPRRGPGMMWERFRERIEAGGGRVCLGTEVTGLVCGDGHDGRNGRVTAVRVREGGQARELPVSRVISTLPLQKLPGLLEPAPPSQVVEAAARLSHRSFLMVGLILDRAGLFPDQWIYVHSPEVQVGRIQNFGNWSPEMVPEPGRAGVGMEYFCNEGDELWCRPDAELGALAARELERLGLARASEVVDHVVVRQPDAYPVYDQDYQEHLAVVRSHLAGFENLQTAGRSGMHRYNNMDHSMLTGILAAQNALGARHDVWDVNEEDEYLEEQGTAKGGRLYEAVLQRALARLDKVAFGAAVGTAAGLGLFLATLWLVVKGGPVVGPKLGLLAQYFPGYRVTWGGAFVGLWYGCTVGFAFGWVFAWLRNFSLALYVYRVRRREESVSLRNILDRV; the protein is encoded by the coding sequence ATGGGGGGTGAGCCGGTCGCGGTGCTGGGGGCCGGGCCCGCGGGCCTGGCGGCCGCCTACGAGCTGGTGCAGCGGGGTGTGGCGCCGCTCGTCCTGGAGAAGGGCGCCGCCGTCGGCGGCATCGCCCGCACCGAGGTGCACCGGGGCTACGGATTCGACGTGGGCGGCCACCGGTTCTTCACGAAGAACGAGGGGATCGAGCGCCTCTGGCACCAGGTGCTCGGCGAAGACTTCCTCCGGGTGCCGCGGCTCTCGCGCATCTACTACAACGGCCGGTTCTTCCGCTACCCCCTGGTCATCTCCAACACCCTGGCCAACCTGGGCCCCCTGGAGAGCCTGCTCATCCTCGCGAGCTACGTCCGTGCGAGAATCGCCCCCAGCCCCCGGGAGGAGAGCTTCGAGGAGTGGGTGGCCAACCGCTTCGGGCGCCGCCTGTACGAGACCTTCTTTCGCACCTATACGGAGAAGGTGTGGGGCATCCCCTGCACCCGGATCCGGGCGGACTGGGCGGCCCAGCGGATCAAGGGGCTCTCCCTGGCCACCGCCGTGGCCAAGGCCCTCCTGGGCGCGGGAAAGGCCAAGAGCCTGATCGACGCCTTCGACTATCCCCGGCGGGGCCCCGGTATGATGTGGGAGCGGTTTCGGGAGCGGATCGAGGCCGGAGGAGGAAGGGTCTGCCTCGGCACCGAGGTGACGGGGCTGGTCTGTGGGGACGGCCACGACGGCCGTAACGGCCGGGTGACCGCGGTGCGCGTGCGGGAGGGGGGGCAGGCGCGGGAGCTCCCGGTGAGCCGGGTCATCTCCACCCTTCCCCTCCAGAAGCTTCCGGGGCTCCTGGAGCCCGCACCGCCGTCCCAGGTGGTCGAGGCCGCCGCGCGGCTCTCCCATCGGTCGTTTCTCATGGTGGGGCTCATCCTGGACCGGGCCGGGCTCTTCCCGGACCAGTGGATCTACGTCCACAGCCCCGAGGTGCAGGTGGGGCGCATCCAGAACTTCGGCAACTGGAGCCCCGAGATGGTCCCCGAGCCGGGGCGCGCCGGGGTCGGGATGGAGTACTTCTGCAACGAGGGCGACGAGCTGTGGTGCCGCCCCGACGCGGAGCTGGGGGCCCTGGCGGCCCGGGAGCTGGAGCGGCTCGGCCTCGCCCGGGCCTCCGAGGTCGTGGACCACGTGGTGGTGCGCCAGCCCGACGCCTACCCCGTATACGACCAGGACTACCAGGAGCACCTGGCGGTGGTGCGCAGCCACCTGGCGGGTTTCGAGAACCTCCAGACCGCCGGCCGCAGCGGGATGCACCGCTACAACAACATGGACCACTCCATGCTCACCGGCATCCTGGCGGCCCAGAACGCCCTGGGGGCCCGGCACGACGTGTGGGACGTGAACGAGGAGGACGAGTACCTGGAGGAACAGGGCACCGCCAAGGGGGGGCGCCTCTACGAGGCGGTGCTGCAGCGGGCGCTCGCCCGCCTGGACAAGGTGGCCTTCGGGGCGGCGGTGGGCACCGCGGCGGGGCTCGGCCTCTTCCTGGCGACCCTGTGGCTCGTGGTGAAGGGAGGGCCGGTGGTGGGCCCGAAGCTCGGGCTGCTGGCCCAGTACTTCCCGGGATACCGGGTCACGTGGGGCGGTGCTTTCGTGGGCCTCTGGTACGGCTGTACCGTGGGCTTCGCCTTCGGCTGGGTCTTCGCGTGGCTGCGCAACTTTTCCCTGGCCCTCTACGTGTACCGGGTGCGCAGGCGCGAGGAGTCGGTGTCGCTGCGAAACATCCTGGACCGCGTGTGA
- a CDS encoding nuclear transport factor 2 family protein, translating into MLERARVLEVLETYREAWEGRDPEKILTIFTEDATYRERAFEEPCRGHEGLRRYWEETVVRGQADIRFALLHLYLDGDTAIAEWEARFRDVRKRVPRHIREVAILEFRGDKIATLREYWSAKPGG; encoded by the coding sequence ATGTTGGAGAGAGCCCGGGTGCTGGAAGTGCTGGAGACCTACCGGGAAGCGTGGGAAGGGCGGGACCCCGAGAAGATCCTGACCATCTTCACCGAGGACGCCACCTATCGGGAGCGGGCGTTCGAGGAGCCCTGCCGCGGCCACGAGGGGCTTCGCCGGTACTGGGAGGAGACGGTGGTGCGGGGGCAGGCCGACATCCGCTTTGCCCTGCTGCACCTCTACCTGGACGGCGACACGGCCATCGCGGAGTGGGAGGCCCGGTTTCGAGACGTGCGAAAGCGCGTGCCCCGGCACATCCGGGAAGTGGCCATTCTGGAGTTCCGAGGTGACAAGATCGCGACCTTGCGGGAGTACTGGTCTGCCAAGCCGGGAGGGTGA